In the genome of Paenibacillus pabuli, the window CGTTAAGCTTCTCAGCAAGATGGACGTAGCCACGGTCGATGTGATGAACACCGCCCACTTCCGTAGTACCTTCAGCAACAAGACCCGCGATAATAAGTGCGGCACCCGCACGCAAATCGGTAGCTGTTACTTTGGCACCCTTCAGCTTGGCATTGCCCGTGATGATGGACGAACGTCCCTCAACTTTGATCTCCGCATTCATCAACTGGAATTCATCCACATGCATGAAGCGATTTTCAAAAACGGTCTCTGTTACAACAGAGGTTCCCTCAGAGGCAAGCAGGAGCGCCATCATTTGGGATTGCATATCGGTAGGGAAACCTGGGTATGGTAATGTTTTCACATCCACTGCCTTGAGCGGACGATCCGCAATAACGCGAACGCCATTCTCATCAGGATGAATGGTTACACCCATTTCTTCCAGCTTCGCAATAACAGAACCCAAATGGTCGGAAATTGCGCCTTCGATATACACATCACCACCGGAAATTGCAGCAGCAGCCATATAGGTACCTGCTTCAACCCGATCCGGAATGACAGTATGCTTCACGCCTGAAAGTTTATCCACACCTTCAATACGGATGACTCCTGTTCCGGCACCTCGTACTTTGGCACCCATGCCGTTGAGGAAATTGGCAAGATCCACGATTTCCGGTTCTTTTGCCGCATTCTCCAGAACAGTTACTCCTTCAGCCAATGTTGCAGCCATCATAATATTTTGAGTGGCACCTACGGAAGCCACATCCAGATAAATTTTCGCGCCACGCAACCGCCCTTGGCTGCGAGCTTCTATATAGCCTTGGCCCAAGCTGATCTCAGCGCCCATGGCTTCAAAACCTTTCAAATGCTGATCAATAGGCCGTGTACCGATGGCACATCCACCAGGGAGCGAAATTCTTGTATGACCCATACGCGTCAACAATGGCCCCATGACCAGAAAAGACGCCCGCATTTTACTTACCCATTCATACGGTGCCTCACAGGAAGTAAGTTTCTCCGCATTTACGGTAATCACTTCGTCCCGGTATGTAACACCCGCTCCCAGCGATTCCAACACCTTGTTAATCGTCATCACATCGTCTAGAGGAGGCGCGTCAATAATAACGCTTTGTCCTTCTTCCCCTAAGAGAGAGGCAGCGATGATCGGAAGAACAGAATTTTTAGCGCCGCTAACTTTGACACTTCCGGTCAACCTTTTGCCACCGCGGACGATAAATTTGCTCATCATGGTTCCCTCCGCGCTTTTATTCCCTTTTCTTCATTCCGGAATACGTAAGCCCCTCTGTGAATAGAAAGGACTGTTGTTGTGTGTGGAATTTCGACATAACCTGGCAAATAATGCCCTTGATGTCTATTCAGAAAAGAATTGGTTTATGATCCATATCGATGATACCACGTACGCTGCATGATGCCCTCCGACTTGTAAATATAACGCCTTACAGGCCAGCAAACATCTGAACAGACAGATTGGGATGATTATTAGCCGGATTTAACCGGATATCCCGTTTATAACCACAAAATAAATGAAAAATTGTGAATTCCCTAACTTCCATCATAACATTGTTGAATTGTACGATACAAGCATTTTTACATAAAACATCTCAAATCCATTCACTTTTACGTCACACTTTTTTCTTAATTCCTTTGCCGACAACTCATACTCTAATTGTTAACACAATTAATCGATGTTATTCGACATTGAACGGCTCGAAGAACCTAACAGATGATTAACCAACCGTCTCAACATTAAAACAAATGGCGCAACATTTGTGTCCATGACATATAGTCAATGACAAAGCCTGAAACAGCATGCCCCAGTATAATGGCCAACAGTAAATGTAACAGTCTTCCCTGTGCTCCTCTCGGCTGTCTGATGATTAAATCCAGCTTGAGATTCTGTAAAGCCCACCAAGACAACGCTATACATAAAAGAGAGACGATAATCGAAACTAAGCCATTCGTGCTTAATGTCTGGTTCAACTGATTTGTCAGGTCAGTATCCATATATTCATTACCTCCACATTTGTTGCAGCGATCAGCATAATTATGCCTGGCACCCATAAACTTGTTAGAGCACTGGAATGATTTGAACACAACACACTGAGCTTACTGTCGGACTTACTCCTGCTGTGCAGGAAATCTGGTGCCCAATCACGGAGCAGCAACAATCTGGCTGTGAATGACAATGGAATTCATCTACGCAGCTTCCTGCATCTGCTGACTCTATGGAATATAGGCTCTTTCATCATACATTGTCAATTACATTGATTTCCACTTTGATATTATTTTAAATTCATAATACCGGGATTTTGTGACTAAAACGACATAAAAGAGCGTTATTTCGATATCGATCCTGTCATTTCCTCGGAAATAATTTGGATTTCCGTCAGTAAAAATGGTTCCTCCAGTGGTCATATTCGCCACGACTTTAGTCCTACATTCTATTCAACTGCCCATAAACGGTGAATACAATTAACTTTATTTACCGTTAAATTAAGGGGTTCAACCGAAGAAAATGCTCAAAAATTCTACTGTAAATTGGGGGAAATAACGCTCTGAAAACTCAAAAAAGCCCGGCAGACAAAGCCGCCAGGCTCCAATGAATCGTTTATTTGCCGTATACATTGATCCGGTTAACCGCTTTTTGCAGAGCAATCTCTGCCCGGCGGTGATCAAAATGGTCCTGATTGCTTTGGCTGCCGAGACGGCGTTCTGCCCGCTCTTTCGCCGCACGCGCACGGTCCACATCGATATTTTCCGGGAATTCGGCACTTTCTGCGAGGACAACAACCTTATCTTTACGGACTTCGATAAACCCGCCGCCAATAGCGACCTGCTTGTTCTCTTTTCCGTTTTTGATAATAATCGGTGCGATCTGCAATGGTGTAACCATAGGGATGTGACCTGGCATAATACCCAGTTCCCCTTCAACACCGCGAACGATGATACTATCCACTTGCTCTGTAAATACCAAACGCTCAGGCGTTACAATTTCCAACAAAAAGGTGCTCAATTCCATCCCTCCTGAAACTATCCGATAGCTCGCTTCATAAGGACAATCCTGGATTCAGATTATACCAGTGTTTTGGCTTTTTCCACTGCCTCTTCAATTGTACCCACAAAGAGGAAAGCTGCTTCCGGAAGATCGTCGTGCTTGCCTTCGAGAATTTCTTTAAAGCTGCGCACCGTTTCTTTAACCGGAACGTATTTACCCGGAATACCGTTAAATTCTTCAGCAACGTGGAATGGCTGGGACAAGAAACGTTGAATTTTACGAGCACGGTAAACGAGCGCTCTGTCTTCCTCACTCAGCTCGTCCATACCCAGAATCGCAATAATATCCTGCAGTTCATTATAACGTGCCAAGATACGTTTAACGCCTTGAGCTACGTTGTAATGCTCTTCGCCTACAACTTCAGGGGACAAGATCCGGGAGCTGGATGCCAGCGGATCTACCGCAGGGTAGATACCCATCTCGGAAATTTTACGTTCCAGGTTCGTCGTTGCATCCAAGTGGGCAAACGTCGTTGCTGGAGCCGGGTCAGTATAGTCATCCGCAGGCACGTAGATCGCCTGGATGGATGTTACGGAACCTTTTTTGGTTGAAGTGATACGTTCTTGCAATTGACCCATTTCCGTTGCCAGCGTTGGTTGGTAACCTACCGCGGAAGGCATACGTCCGAGCAAGGCAGATACTTCTGAACCTGCTTGGGTGAAACGGAAGA includes:
- the murA gene encoding UDP-N-acetylglucosamine 1-carboxyvinyltransferase produces the protein MSKFIVRGGKRLTGSVKVSGAKNSVLPIIAASLLGEEGQSVIIDAPPLDDVMTINKVLESLGAGVTYRDEVITVNAEKLTSCEAPYEWVSKMRASFLVMGPLLTRMGHTRISLPGGCAIGTRPIDQHLKGFEAMGAEISLGQGYIEARSQGRLRGAKIYLDVASVGATQNIMMAATLAEGVTVLENAAKEPEIVDLANFLNGMGAKVRGAGTGVIRIEGVDKLSGVKHTVIPDRVEAGTYMAAAAISGGDVYIEGAISDHLGSVIAKLEEMGVTIHPDENGVRVIADRPLKAVDVKTLPYPGFPTDMQSQMMALLLASEGTSVVTETVFENRFMHVDEFQLMNAEIKVEGRSSIITGNAKLKGAKVTATDLRAGAALIIAGLVAEGTTEVGGVHHIDRGYVHLAEKLNGLGADIYRISVEEPKLDAVKASNEKAGEEVPLFKVQPTWA
- a CDS encoding DUF1146 family protein, whose product is MDTDLTNQLNQTLSTNGLVSIIVSLLCIALSWWALQNLKLDLIIRQPRGAQGRLLHLLLAIILGHAVSGFVIDYMSWTQMLRHLF
- a CDS encoding F0F1 ATP synthase subunit epsilon, whose product is MSTFLLEIVTPERLVFTEQVDSIIVRGVEGELGIMPGHIPMVTPLQIAPIIIKNGKENKQVAIGGGFIEVRKDKVVVLAESAEFPENIDVDRARAAKERAERRLGSQSNQDHFDHRRAEIALQKAVNRINVYGK